Part of the Parambassis ranga chromosome 16, fParRan2.1, whole genome shotgun sequence genome, tgatgtttgtgtgtcctcttcTGTGCAGAAACGTCACAGGCACCACATCAAATGGCTAAAGCAACAAAACAGTCCTGTGGTTTCCATTTTCAAAAGCCCAGGAGGGGAGGAAACACCTGCAGTGatcacaggcaggcaggcatggTTATCTATGTACAGGCAAGggatccttccttccttccttcttacTGGTAATTTTCTTCTTTCCATCCTTCCTTAGGAGAACATACTTAATCTAATCATACTACAATCTAAAAACCCAAACTATCAgcagagaatctgcagtctcTGTAAGTTCTATATATCCTGGAGGTATTATTGGACATTGGACATAAAATCAGCCTGTGGTGCAATTTCTGTTCAGAAAGCCATTAGGACTTAATAGCATACCTGAGTGCAGTTTTCAAATCAGGGTCATGAGTGGATTTATGTGTGGAAGAAGGCATTGTTTAAAGTCCTTACTAACAGGCATTTATGTGTTAGAGGCCCTTTCAGGAGCACATAGGTGCATGTTTATGACAGCCAACTGACTCTGGATCACTATCAAGGATCGTCTATTGATTGTATATATCAACATTTACAACCAGATGAATTCATGAGTCTCAGGGTGTTTTAAATGGCGATGATCTGTGTAATGACTCGGCTGTGCTTCCGATAGGATACGTCCAGAACAACAAGGGCAGCGGGGTGTCTTTACTCTCTGCTGGAGAAGAATTCACTTGAAACTGTGGAAGGATTATGGCGACTGCCTTCTGCTATGCTGAGGCATCTGAGGCAACACATCAAGAGACAGTTTGTGCAAAAGGAGATTTTGCTGCAGTTTTCATTTACAAAGCCCAGGAGGGAACTGGGAGGAAACACCTGCAGTGCTCACAGTCACACTTTGCAGCAGCTAATAAACATGCAGAAAAGATAAGTGTGTCTTTGTAGCACAGCAGATGTCATAAAACATCACTTTCATGCTGGAAACGAAGAAGCCATCTTCAAAACATGTACATTTGCAGCATGTCTACAGTCTGCCTGGAGTTATATGTAACATAAACATATTTATGTGGCCTCATTGCTTCTTGTTATTCAGGAATAATTAACATGTAACTGTCAGAATCTGAAAGCAGAATTACTGTCTTACAGAAgacctcacacaacctctctgGCTGTCACATCCTCACGCCACACTCTGGGCAGAAGGTGTACTGATTTTATTGTAAGTGAAACAAAATATGGAACAAAACTGCGTCACACAGAACAGCGTCTCTTAAATCCCAATACGCTGCAATGTGAGgacagcagccccccccccttttgtcTGCTGTGTATCCTGTACAGACTAAAGACTAATCGCTGACCCTCATCGAAGTTTAATTAATACACCAGGCTGATCAGTTGGCtgtaaagaaaaagagaagcgGACCGTGTCCATCTGTTTGTCACAGCAGTTGGCCTCACGGAGTCACCGCAGACAATCTGCTGTTTCTACGAAGGATCTGTGAAGCAAAAAATCTCAaatcttcctctgtgttttctttgagcATTTCAGgctgaaaacaacacaagttCTGCTTGGCTGAATGCAAAATGCATATATATTACAGACTTATGCATGCTGTACTCTGGGCTGCAAACTGACACAGATGGgccaaaaaaatatttatatatataatatattcatAATTGAAGGACTTCTGATTTTGATCGGCTCTTCATCCCAGactgtctctctgttttcttcacTCTTCTattttttgtccattttctctcctctgtcagcaTCTCATGTTTAAGtgctgcctcctcttcttctgcctcaTTTGACTTTTAGTGCTTCAgttttctgtcatttctataTTTCTTTCTGCTACATTTGACTCCTCTCATCCCTGATACACCACATCTCATGTCATCTGTCTCTTTCCCCCACTTTCTCTGTAGATATCTCTCCCGCTCTCTTTTTAGCAcgtctctttcatcctctcctcctccttatcTTATATAATCCAAGCCAATGCATCCCACTCTGAAATCAAAGCCTGCGCCTGTGTTCCTTCAAACTCCGAACTCCCTTCTTACCAGAGGGACAGACGGGTCTTTGTCCACGGTCTTTAAAGAGGCGGAAATGCCTTCAATGACTGCAGATGTGGGGAATCTACAATGCACACTCTGTGTCTTTCCCCTTCATCAGTTTCTCTCTTTAATTTACTTTATTGAGggaaacatgtaaacacacacatgtaggcACAAGCAGTGCCCTGCTGTCACAGAGCATTGCGTCAATAGACGCACATGAAAGTGGATGTCGACTAAAGATGCTTGAGAATTCTGCAACATCACTACAACTCTCATCAGAGCAGCACAACAGCATATCTGGTCTAGACCAAATCAGAATGTATAATTTCATAAGTTTGTCTTCCAGAGGATGCCTGTAGCAGCTGACAGCCCACAAAGCCAGGCTGCAGTGAACTAAAGGATGAGACAGGTTTCCAGCATATTGCTTGCACCTGTCAGATTCATTAATGTCAATGGACACGAGGGAGACAGCGGGGAGGGGGTGGGTGGGCTGAGGGAGCTATAAATGTGCCATatattgacacaaacacactcggAGGTGATAGAGGAGGAGATTGTTTATGGTGAGGATGAGATAATTGTGCAGACTGGATTGTATCAGCTGCTCCATTGTTGGGTCGGTTTATTGGCCTTCGTGCTGCAGGACACTGCAGGTGACACAGGAGGAGAGCCTACGAGCCAGAGCATCCTCTCAGATTATGGATGCTATTAGACTTTTAAGTGCTGACAGCACATGCAGGATGTAGGGGAGAGGAGTAAGACTGAAATCAAATCCATAatatcatgttttatttaaggtgaaataatatgataataaaatgtctttttcatttaacatatttatattttctcttATTTTCCTATGCATTTTTATCCAATAATGCATAAGGCAGGCTAAGCCTTGATGAGCCGGCTCTGTGACGGGACTGTTTAGTCTTTAAATGGGATGAACATATGTTCACACCTTTCCTCGCTCATGTAAATGCTGGTGATAACATCTCGCTGCTCAAAGTCTCATCAGTCACCTCCAAACCGGGACAGCCGACACACGCATCCACCGAAAAACTGCAGAATTTAACCCGTCACGCACCAGGCAGATTTTAGGACATACATGTAATGTTAAACAGACGAATGACAGCAGCCCACCTACCTTTATGAGAAGCCGGCTGGTTGCTGCGGAGCGGTCACCGCTGAGATGGTCGGGGTgctgcttcagaggaggaaaTCTGCGTGGATGCAGCCTGTTTTCtccctctccgtctctctccctcccaacCTCGCCCCCCTTAAAAGCTGCACTTCACGACTCGGGCTCAACATTTGGAAGATGTTCAGAATATGTCGGGCTCCGCTGCTCACTCTCGGAGCCACTCGACTCCTGTCGGGAAACACCGGCAAGCAttaacccccccacccccacccagaAAACACCTTCAGAAGTGTGGTCATCtgacagtggaggaggagaaggaaagcCGATTGTTTGGAATGTAGGCCTATGAAACCAGAAATCAATGCTGACACAGCACATATCAGCCCACATTACATTTGTTTACACTATCTTACCCATCGTATCTGTCAAAATGTAATCCAGCTattcaataataaaataacGTTTCTTAAAGACTCACATTTGAGTGGCTGGGGTGCTTTACCATCTATTTACTGAGGacatgattatttattttaaagcttCAAGGTTGCCATGTTGATTTCATAAATTTCAATTAGTTATATTGAAAGCAACAGATCatatatgataataataattaaggAAACTTAAATtaattaaccaattaaaaatgtaattggTAAAAACTACGAAACCAGATAAAATAGTACCAAGTGtgcatctgcaaaaaaaaaaaaattaaaatgaaagagagcagattgaagcaaggtgtctggacttgtagagttttcttgaaaacGTTTCGCTGCTTGGATGAgaagcgaaacgtcttcaagaaaacactacaagtccagacgccttgcttcaatctgctctacatatgatgacctggatgactgagaatcttcatcaacaaatgaAAGAGACTAAACAACATAATAACATCttaaaaatcttttttccactatAAGACAGACTTGATGTTCTCTGTAATTAGGtggaaaaaatgtgtgtgaccCGCTATAGTAAATGCAAATAAGTAACAGCTAAtagaaaatatttaatgttttcattactAACATAGAAGGCTGCCATGATTTAGTACAAATACCAACTTCATTATTAGCTAGGTAGTTAACAATCCATCACCACAGCATTGAAACTGACAAACCAAATTATGTACAAATTAAGTACAATTACATGTAGTGAAAAAGAAATTACAATGgactgcaaaaacacacactgtaagatGTTCATGTACAAGCAGCATCAGTCAGGCGAAACACCGTGTCTTACTTTCCCTGGAGGTATTGATCGAATAAAGGCTTATTGGAGTATGCAGTGATGGATAATGGAGACAGGACACGCTGGTCATTCCATGATTATTTCACTATAAAAGGCACGGTGCACTTCTAATGAGGACCGGAAACAAGCATGTTTCTTCCATGGAACACATCATACCCACCAGCCAAACTGGTGATGGAGCTGAAGCACTAAGCACGAGGAGAGTAGCAGCAGTTCAGCAGTGTTAATTCATGCTCCTCTGCCGTTGTTGTGAGATGTGAAGggggaggaagtgtgtgtgtgtggggggggggggggggggggggttggagtCACAAGGGCTCTTAATGGCTAATAATTACATCTCgaccagcagagctgcagctttaacAACAGTTTGTACAAGGCAGAAGAGAAGGAtgttactgaaaaaaaaacatgagcgAGCCTCCAGCACTGATGGCATGCATACAAAATGCTGTATTCAACAaatccattttttattttttccacaaatGATACTAAAGGCCAATAACGTGAAATAAATTGCACACGATGGAAAGACAGCACTGTGTACCTCTAAgtcttcttcctgctcctcccactGCCCACTGCAGGTTGCAGTTTAGCTGCAGGTGGAGACAGTTTATGGGTCTCAAAGTCAATTTTCTGCTGTAAGATCCCCGTAAGAATGAACTCGGCTGTGACAACAGGGATAGATGCCGATTTAGCCAGGCCGCATTGCAGCCAGTCCTCCTCACAGGAAATCACTAGAGTCTGAGGCTGAGAGAGCCAGGTGACAGAAAAGAAGTTAGAATGATGAAGAAATCTGAAAAACTGtatcataataataatgctgaTTTATGTGTCACACATGTCAGTATACCCAGCTGATACCTTATGAGAGGAGGGCATCTTTGGTAGAAAGGTGGCCCCACTGGTGGAAATGATGTCTTTCATCTGAACTGGCTCTGGCTTCACTGACTTTGTAACATGGATCTTATATCCCTGAGAAGGCAGAAGACAGAAGACAATGACATTTGTCAACCATTCGCTCTATTTTTGTTTAATCtctgaaagagaggaaaaaaatcaatcaaaggCACCTAGCAATGTAATTTGGTATTACCCTCTAATCTTAGCAGCATAATGTGCTGTATCAAACTACCCTTGTCtagcagaaacataaaacataatgcATTAAAAGTAAATGTAAAATTGCTCTTGTAAAGATTTCAGAGGCCGAGCCTAAAGCAATGCTTGCAGGTATGTATCACATCTGATATAAACATTTTTGAATTCCAGCaattacttcctgtttgtcaccATCAATATTTTCCCACCACCTCTGTGCTCATCCTCCATGGGAAACACTACTATGACATACTGTCAACCTCTAGTAGAGGAACGTGAGTACCTGTAAGAGGAGCTGACTGCTGGCAATCCTCAGAGACTCCTGCAAGCAGAATTTAAACTTCCCCTCCTGCTCTGGATCCTTCACAAGGAAAGCATTAGGAGACAGGAAGCTCCCAGCTTTGCcactctgaaacacagagaaacgAGGAAAGGGTGTGTACCATTTGTCTGTTTACAAATGCCTGCATGTATCTGAGATCATTTTCTAACTGCTGCTGTAGAAACCAACCTTAACCAGCCAGTCTGTGGTGACAATTGGAACTCCTTTAGCCACGGCACACAGGAACTTCACAGTCCTGCGCACTTTATCGGTCACCAGACAGTTCATGTCAGCCACGTCTTTAGCCATGCTGCCTCCTAAACGGGTCAACACTCTCTCCCCTGCTTCATCCACCACCCCTGTGAACAGCACCTGACAAATGACATTTTGAGgttaaaaccacacacacacagacaacttttagaaaaaaagattGAGGGTTTGAATAAGCTTTGTGATGGAAGTAGGTATTGGAACTTTGTTTAAACTTCATTCCAATACCTGCTGTATGCTAATGTGGGCTAAACATGTGTAACTGTCTATGTGGTATCAATCTTCTCATCTAGGGATAGGCTAAGAATTCCTCAAGCATATTTTCTGGACAGGTATACCAAGACAATCACCTTGTAGGTTTGGCCTGCTGCTTGCAGTCGACCACTAGTTGCaggggaagcagaggaggagcgaGGACTCTTTGCCACAAGAAAAGATTCTGCAGGAGCTTGACGCTTTCGGGATGCACCGCTAGTTGGAGTCTGACGCAGCTGAaaaggaaggagaaaaaaacaaagcaagaaTGAGCAGACCAGAGAAAAAGCATGAAACACACAAGGATAAGGATGAGAACAACAGGAGAAAGGAAAGCACAGAGAACATAAAACATTAGAGTAGGAAGTGACTGTGTGAGCTCTTAATTCATCAGTGCATGCAGAGCAGGTTTGGCTGCTCCTGCTGAGAGAGCGGAGGAAATCGAGACAGTCCCTGAGGTTGATGGTACACATTATGATAATCAGAAAGGCTGACGGAGAGAAAAATGCACTGTGGCCTTCAGCCAAGGTAAAAGCCTTCCTTTACAACAGGAAGCCCTGTACACTAATTAGACACCACTTAGCTTTCCGTTTTGTCTGATTACCTCTCAGCTTTAATGTTGTTTCAAAACAACAACCTGCTCAGACAGAAAGGGGAGGGAATTAGTCACCTGTGATGCCTGGACATTTGCATCCTGGTTCATGGAAGTGGTTGAAGATCCACtatcctccagctcctctttcttcttcttttttgggACCACAGATGACCGACCTCTGGCTCTCTTCTCTGTCAACTCCACCTCCATTTTCTCACTCTCTTTCACCTCTTGGGTGGAAGATTCTTTTGCACTTTTCTTCAACCTAATGCTAGATGCGCGTCCCTGTCGTTGTGCTTGGACAATAGCAGGACTGTCATCATTTGTTTCTTCCTTTCCGGGTTCTGTTTTTGGGGTTTTCTCTTTCCCTTTGGAAATGCTAGAGCCACAGCTGGAATGCACTTCTGTGTTTGCCTGAAACTCTCCCTTActtccttttcttttgtcttgGGGCGATTCACCATCTACTGGTTCCTCTGCAGTTTCACTATTTTCTTTTTGGCCTTTCCCCCTGGCATTCCCTTTAGGCACAAGTGACTCCTCACCGGCACATCCATCCTTTTGTTTTACCCGGTCTTCCTCTTCTGCAGGTACAGAGACATTTGTATTGGCCTGTCGTCGCCCCCTAGTGGTACTGGCCTGCTGAGAATCTGGCGtcactctttcatctttttgGAGAGCCTCACTAGAAAATCCTTCTGTTTTCCTGCTCTTCGTGTTTCTGACCACAGGTTTGGGAGCTGCATCACTCTGAGGAGGGACAGAGTCTGGGTTTggttctgtttttctccctcttcctctctgtctacctcctcttcctctactTTGAGAGCTTACACTGCAGCTGGAAATCTCAGAGTTGAGGGAGTTAGATGAGTTGGACCTTGAAAGAGGAGAAAATTCATCTCCATCTTGCTCGGGTGGCCCAGCAGCCACTGCTGTCCTTCGACGGCTGCTTCTGGTTGCGGTTGTTTGGGGCGGTGCGCTGATCCTCTTTGCTCCTCTTCCACGGCCTCTTCCTGTGCTTTCCAGAGTGCTGACACTTGAAGCAGACACCTCTGAGCTGACTGAGTTGGAAGAGTTTGAGCGGGATCTGGTTCTTCTTGCTGGGAAATCATCATTCGTCGAGTCTGGCTCTGGTGCACATGGGGCAGCGAttgttcttctgtttgttcttcGACCTCTTGCAGGTGCTTTAgatttgttttcctcttccttgTTTTCTCGTTCTTTCTCCAGattctctctttcttccctttCCTTTGCTTCCCTCTCTagtctctccttttctttctcctttctttccttctcaAGTCTCTCTTCTTGTTCCCTCTTTGCCATCTCCAActgttctttttcttcctgttcCTTCCTTTCCATTTCTAACTTCCTTATCTCTTCTCTTTCTAacctttccttttcttctttttctaacctttcattttcttccctttctaatctctccttctcttctctttctaacctttgtttttcttctctttctaatctctccttctcttctctttctaacctttgtttttcttctctttctagtctctccttctcttctctctctaacctttctttttcttctctttctaaCTTTTCAtgctcttgtctctctctctcttccttctccatcctctccctcttgagcttctcctcctgctccctttTCGCCGTTTTCAGAAGTTCTTGTGCTTTTCTTTCCGTCTCTATTCTCTCTTCCTCAAGTCTCATTCTTTCTGCATTTTCTGCCTGCAGTCTTTCttgttcttccttttcttttctttccatctCCTCCTGTTTCCCCTTTCTTTCATCAATTTTCTGTTGCTTTAAAGTTCTTTTTCCTCTTGCTCTGTTGTTCTGCTTTACATCTTCCTCACTGTTGTCATTGTCATCATCGTCAGGTCTggctcttcttctccttcctctgatACTTGGCAGTGTTTTACTCTCCACTTGTGTCCGTCTCTTTGGAGGTACAGACCCCTTCTCCTCTGTAAATGTTGCAAAGGATCTTCCCTTCCTCTTCTTAGGCTGTAGGGCTGTTTCCTTTCCCGTGTCATCCTCCCCACTTTCCTCATGTTCATCTGTCACAAATGGCTGGGTTTCAACGGCAGAGACTTCAGAACTAACGAGGGgctgtgtctgttcttcttcGAATTGCAGTTGTTTTGCTTTCCTGTTTCGAATGCATGGCATTGagtcttcatcctcatcattaTCTTCACATGCAGACATGGGTTGGGTTTCAGCAACTGAGATTTCAGAATTTAATAACTGTGGAGTCTCCTCGTCTTCAAGATGAAGCTGCTTTGATTTTCTCTTTCGTGGCCGTGGCACCAAATCTGTAACATCACTATCATCATCTTCACTTATAGCCATGGGCTGTGTTTCATCAACACCAACAAGCATTGGCTGTGTCTGCTCCTCTTCAAGCTTCAGTGGCTCTGTAGTTCTTTTTTGTGGACCTGGGaatgaatcatcatcatcatcactttctCTATTGACACCGGTAAACATTTGTTGAGTTTCAGCCATAGCAAGAGTGGATGAGATGCCAGTCTCAGTAGTAGCTGCATTTTGTCTGTCTTCATCTGTATTGTCCTCTTGATCATTGAGGGAATCTGAAAGATATGCTTGTGTTGCTTCTAGGGCCATGTCTACCCTTTCAGGCTCTACTGCACATCTGGCAGGCTTCTCATTCTCTTCATAGGGCTGCATAGGTTCTGGGCTTAGGTCATTTCCTACAGAGgttgtgtctgcagctgttaTGGCAGCATACACTTGGGTATCATCTAGATTTAGACTCTTTCCCACAGAGACAAATGCTTGGGTGCTCTCCATGGCTACAGCCTGGTCTTGACACTGCAGGTGGCTGCTGTCAGACAATCCCAGTTGGAAAGACTCTTCCCTGCAGGACTGTTCATCTTTTTTGTCACCAGAAGAATCAACCACAAAAGCTTGGGTGGGTTCCATGCTACTCAGACGATCTCGGCTCTGAAGTACGAAAGACTGCGTCTCAGCCACCACAAAGTCCTCATCTTGGCTCTCTGAACAGGAAGACAACACTGCAGGCCTTACAGCAGAAGCAACTGCACCTGAAGGGGGACAAAATAGCAAGATACAGCCAACATAAATATTTTTCCTATGATGTACCCACTGACTATGAAATCATCATATATGCTGAATGAAAAGTAATTCACTTACATCTAAATGCATCAGAGGAGGGACTGATAAAAGTTTGAGTCTCCATGCCTTCCACTTCTCCTTTTAAAGTAAGAATAAAGAAACTTAGCAGCAATCATTTGAGACAAATTCATTTGAGAGCGGCAAAGATGATTTTGTGTTTCCAACTATTTTAATGTATCATCAATAGTAACATTAACTGACTGCTTACCTTGGATCTGTACGGGAGTAGAGCAGTTCTGCAGAAAGGGTGCTGGCAACCCAGGAGTAAATTCCCTCTGTAAAGTAGGAATCTCAGCATCCTCACCTGCCTCTTCACCACCTCCCGTTTTATCATCCACAACTGTTTCACCGTCCACTTTAGGGTGAGCTGGATTTGCCCCAGCAGGGGGCATGATGGACTCATCTATATCTGTGGCTGCATCAGAATCTGAATGAAGGGCCTCTGGTCTGGGAGAGACTGACAAGGATGTGCCAGCTACAGGCATAATCAGAGAAGAATTGCCTTCTACATCTGTGTCACTGTCagacaaaatacacaaatcagCTCCTGCAATTGCATTGGTGCATGATGGTGCAACTACTGGGAGTTTATTGATAGCAGGGGCCGGGATAGCTTCATCATCTGTGTCACTGTCTGAATTGAGGTTCTGAGGAGCGGTAGGGATAGACTGAGGCACTGCAGTCTGTATATCTAATTTGTTTGGTGTTTCATCAGTTTCAAAATTTTTTGTCCCAcattcctcatcttcctcatcatcaaCATCTGTGTCACTGTCTAGGTGGAAATCCTTCAGCTGAATTGAAGCCGCAGTGTCAGTTGGGGGTGTGGGCTTTGTTTTTGAGGTAGCATCTGACGCAGCAGCGTCAGCAtcgtccacatcagtgtcactgtCCATGGTGATGCCCTTAGGCTGAATAACTGAAATAACAGAGGAGTGTTTCTCTTTAGATGAAGTTTTACCTGAaacatcctcatcctcttctgtATCACTGTCCATATGAAACTGGACTGTGTTTGGTGGCCGATCATATTTTTGGTTCGTAGTCAAAGTCACAGGtcctgacgacaccaccctttCCTCCCCTTCTTCCAAATCGGTGTCACTGTCCATGCTTAAAGCAGGGATCACATCTTTAAAGGCCATTGGTTTAGACGCAGGCAATTCATCTTCTCTTGTAAAACTGACAGTGCTTTCCTGTTTCACTGGCACATGCTGTCCACTTTCTTTAGACTTAATCCCTCCCTGtgcttctccttcttcctcctcttcactgtcATCCACAACTGCAAGTGCCGTTGTTGTGTTTGGCTGCTGTCGCCCCACATTTACATCTGTCTCCTTGGTGCTGAAGTTGAAACCTTTATACGGCTTATTTTTAGTGAAAGAGGATGGTGTGACTGAACTTTCGTCCTCActgtaaaagagagaaaagcaggGTAACAAACATTACAAAAAGAAATTGAAGTCAAAATTAACTGACAGGCACTAAATATGCCAGTGCTATAAATATATGGATACACTTGCTTTTTTAAGTACCTTTCAGGAACAATTTTGTTTGTGGGACTCAAGAAAGAGTCAGAATCAGATGCtgcaaaataatgaaaaataaataaacatcaggTGCAAAACATAGAGCTTCACTTGTATGCTAATGTATATAATTTATATACCAAGAGCTTTGCGTCTCCTGTCTTCAGCTTCCGAATTTTCACTATCTGAGCCTGAGTCAGATTCAGGGACCAATGTCCCCTGTGGCTGGGTTGGAGTTTGCTCAAAAGACAGACAACTGGCTTTGGCAGGAGTCTTCTTTAATGGCCCTTTGTCCTCTGCACCACCATTGACACATTTCTTGCTGTAAGTAATGTCACCTTCCTTTTCTCTCGAGGCATCTGGCAACTTGGCCTTTACCCCTGATTTTCTGCTCACAGGGGTCCACGTGTCCCCTTGAGAAGAGTCTACATTGTAGCTAAAATACTGACACGGGATGTCTGCCAACACCAAACTGTCACCTT contains:
- the mdc1 gene encoding mediator of DNA damage checkpoint protein 1 isoform X2, with the protein product MDATQMIDDSVLESDDEENDEENENNRGRPLAKLCILRNEHIPQTELPLFLGDNVLGRDPNTCTLPLSASSVSKQHATICISVYRRRGCLSKVDVEALVWDLGSMNGTRKGRLKLTPNVRYALSEGDSLVLADIPCQYFSYNVDSSQGDTWTPVSRKSGVKAKLPDASREKEGDITYSKKCVNGGAEDKGPLKKTPAKASCLSFEQTPTQPQGTLVPESDSGSDSENSEAEDRRRKALASDSDSFLSPTNKIVPESEDESSVTPSSFTKNKPYKGFNFSTKETDVNVGRQQPNTTTALAVVDDSEEEEEGEAQGGIKSKESGQHVPVKQESTVSFTREDELPASKPMAFKDVIPALSMDSDTDLEEGEERVVSSGPVTLTTNQKYDRPPNTVQFHMDSDTEEDEDVSGKTSSKEKHSSVISVIQPKGITMDSDTDVDDADAAASDATSKTKPTPPTDTAASIQLKDFHLDSDTDVDDEEDEECGTKNFETDETPNKLDIQTAVPQSIPTAPQNLNSDSDTDDEAIPAPAINKLPVVAPSCTNAIAGADLCILSDSDTDVEGNSSLIMPVAGTSLSVSPRPEALHSDSDAATDIDESIMPPAGANPAHPKVDGETVVDDKTGGGEEAGEDAEIPTLQREFTPGLPAPFLQNCSTPVQIQEVEGMETQTFISPSSDAFRCAVASAVRPAVLSSCSESQDEDFVVAETQSFVLQSRDRLSSMEPTQAFVVDSSGDKKDEQSCREESFQLGLSDSSHLQCQDQAVAMESTQAFVSVGKSLNLDDTQVYAAITAADTTSVGNDLSPEPMQPYEENEKPARCAVEPERVDMALEATQAYLSDSLNDQEDNTDEDRQNAATTETGISSTLAMAETQQMFTGVNRESDDDDDSFPGPQKRTTEPLKLEEEQTQPMLVGVDETQPMAISEDDDSDVTDLVPRPRKRKSKQLHLEDEETPQLLNSEISVAETQPMSACEDNDEDEDSMPCIRNRKAKQLQFEEEQTQPLVSSEVSAVETQPFVTDEHEESGEDDTGKETALQPKKRKGRSFATFTEEKGSVPPKRRTQVESKTLPSIRGRRRRARPDDDDNDNSEEDVKQNNRARGKRTLKQQKIDERKGKQEEMERKEKEEQERLQAENAERMRLEEERIETERKAQELLKTAKREQEEKLKRERMEKEERERQEHEKLEREEKERLEREEKERLEREEKQRLEREEKERLEREEKQRLEREEKERLEREENERLEKEEKERLEREEIRKLEMERKEQEEKEQLEMAKREQEERLEKERKEKEKERLEREAKEREERENLEKERENKEEENKSKAPARGRRTNRRTIAAPCAPEPDSTNDDFPARRTRSRSNSSNSVSSEVSASSVSTLESTGRGRGRGAKRISAPPQTTATRSSRRRTAVAAGPPEQDGDEFSPLSRSNSSNSLNSEISSCSVSSQSRGRGGRQRGRGRKTEPNPDSVPPQSDAAPKPVVRNTKSRKTEGFSSEALQKDERVTPDSQQASTTRGRRQANTNVSVPAEEEDRVKQKDGCAGEESLVPKGNARGKGQKENSETAEEPVDGESPQDKRKGSKGEFQANTEVHSSCGSSISKGKEKTPKTEPGKEETNDDSPAIVQAQRQGRASSIRLKKSAKESSTQEVKESEKMEVELTEKRARGRSSVVPKKKKKEELEDSGSSTTSMNQDANVQASQLRQTPTSGASRKRQAPAESFLVAKSPRSSSASPATSGRLQAAGQTYKVLFTGVVDEAGERVLTRLGGSMAKDVADMNCLVTDKVRRTVKFLCAVAKGVPIVTTDWLVKSGKAGSFLSPNAFLVKDPEQEGKFKFCLQESLRIASSQLLLQGYKIHVTKSVKPEPVQMKDIISTSGATFLPKMPSSHKPQTLVISCEEDWLQCGLAKSASIPVVTAEFILTGILQQKIDFETHKLSPPAAKLQPAVGSGRSRKKT